One Chitinophaga sp. H8 DNA window includes the following coding sequences:
- a CDS encoding lectin-like domain-containing protein produces the protein MHKALCLLLLVLSLHVMAYGQTPYILNGDAVQRTCNCYILTPDAGFKSGTVWNKNKINLLQSFDYVFDVNLGCRTTGADGIGFILQTKGTNLGASGQGIGFKGIAPSLGVIIDTYQNLDENDPAYDHLAIQVNGITDHSSPENLTGTIEVLPNTSNIKDCKWHIFRIKWDAARQLLEVSVDGQLRLSATKDLVNDVFGADPMVYWGFAGSTGGEINEQQFCAALRPQLRFDHQQLFCEGTPVVFGDDSQSFGTITHWFWDFDDGTTYTQAQPPPHLFPPGQYDVKLVIEDNSGCISDTLQQRVAVDTYPIADFTADLLCVGRTIQLRDASAVTTGTVQKWQWELGNGATATTQHPQTVYDRPDNYTVNLTVTTPGGCSNSASKILPAYPIPEVSAQGNNVCLGLPVNFTANNLTPQVSIRDWLWRLDDTTTSGIQNPTHTYPNGGTYHTRLYAISEDGCASDSAYADISIIDLKLDAGPDTLVAVLQPLQLQSVSNGATQFQWEPATGLSDSHIANPVAILQKDQQFRLTVMSPEGCIQKDSLLVRVYKGPAFYVPTAFSPNGDGTNDFFRAIAAGIPKLDYFRVWNRWGQELFYTTSLTRSWDGTYQGIPQPIDTYIWVISGKDYTGRQHVQKGTLTLIR, from the coding sequence ATGCACAAAGCCTTATGCCTTCTGTTGTTAGTATTATCCCTCCATGTAATGGCATATGGGCAAACACCCTATATCTTAAACGGAGATGCTGTTCAGCGCACCTGCAATTGTTATATACTGACACCGGATGCGGGCTTTAAAAGCGGTACGGTATGGAATAAAAACAAGATCAACCTCCTCCAGTCATTCGACTATGTATTTGACGTAAACCTGGGGTGCAGAACTACCGGCGCAGACGGGATCGGGTTTATCCTGCAAACAAAAGGCACCAATCTGGGCGCTTCCGGGCAAGGCATCGGCTTCAAAGGCATTGCTCCTTCATTGGGCGTGATCATAGATACCTATCAGAACCTGGATGAGAACGATCCTGCTTATGATCACCTGGCCATCCAGGTAAATGGCATTACAGATCACAGCAGTCCCGAAAACCTGACTGGTACCATAGAAGTGTTGCCCAACACGAGTAACATAAAAGATTGTAAATGGCATATTTTCCGCATTAAATGGGATGCAGCCCGGCAGTTGCTGGAAGTAAGTGTGGATGGCCAGTTACGGCTCTCTGCCACCAAAGACCTGGTGAACGACGTATTTGGGGCGGATCCCATGGTTTATTGGGGCTTTGCTGGTTCTACCGGTGGGGAAATCAACGAACAACAGTTTTGTGCGGCCCTCCGTCCGCAACTCCGTTTTGATCATCAACAGCTGTTTTGCGAAGGCACACCCGTAGTGTTTGGTGATGACTCCCAATCTTTCGGTACCATAACCCACTGGTTCTGGGATTTTGATGATGGTACTACCTATACACAAGCACAGCCTCCGCCTCATCTGTTCCCACCTGGGCAATATGATGTTAAACTGGTGATCGAAGATAATAGTGGTTGTATTTCTGATACCCTGCAACAACGGGTGGCAGTGGATACTTACCCCATAGCCGATTTTACGGCCGACCTGTTATGTGTGGGCAGAACCATCCAGCTCAGAGATGCCTCTGCTGTAACCACCGGCACAGTGCAAAAATGGCAATGGGAACTGGGTAATGGTGCTACTGCCACCACACAACATCCTCAAACGGTTTATGACCGTCCTGATAACTATACCGTAAACCTTACTGTTACTACGCCTGGTGGCTGCAGTAACAGCGCCAGCAAAATACTGCCGGCCTACCCCATACCGGAAGTAAGCGCTCAGGGAAATAATGTTTGCCTGGGATTACCCGTAAATTTCACCGCCAATAACCTGACGCCACAGGTCAGCATCCGCGATTGGCTATGGCGACTGGATGATACCACTACCTCCGGCATACAAAATCCTACCCATACTTATCCCAATGGTGGTACCTATCATACAAGACTATACGCAATAAGTGAAGATGGCTGTGCATCAGACAGCGCTTATGCGGATATCAGTATTATTGACCTGAAACTGGACGCAGGACCAGATACGCTGGTGGCAGTACTGCAACCCTTACAATTACAGTCCGTTTCCAATGGTGCCACACAGTTCCAGTGGGAACCTGCTACAGGACTTTCCGATAGCCACATTGCCAATCCGGTAGCCATACTGCAGAAGGACCAGCAATTCCGCCTTACGGTAATGTCGCCGGAAGGATGTATACAAAAAGATTCCTTATTGGTACGTGTATATAAAGGCCCTGCGTTTTATGTGCCTACCGCCTTTTCTCCTAATGGAGATGGTACGAATGATTTTTTCCGTGCTATTGCAGCAGGCATTCCCAAGCTAGACTATTTCCGGGTATGGAATCGGTGGGGGCAGGAACTTTTTTATACCACTTCTCTTACCCGGAGCTGGGACGGTACATATCAAGGCATACCGCAGCCCATAGACACTTACATCTGGGTGATCAGTGGAAAAGATTACACCGGCAGGCAGCATGTACAAAAAGGGACATTAACCCTGATACGATAA
- a CDS encoding SIMPL domain-containing protein, which yields MKKVMLLAAGLFLAMTTWAQQTDNKPPVKKIEVNGSAEIEITPDEIFLNISLREYNKNKSTKVDISTLEKQLQKAVADAGLPKESLTIENVYGSNYDWFWRKKKNDQDFIARKQYRLKLSKLDKVNSILFAVDAEGIENVNIASFNHTKMDQFRKEAKIKALQAAKEKAGYMLDGIGEKINGVLEVQEIPTDNYSDARPMANVMTGKMTGSVSRDYVAESIPDIDFKTIKVRAEVRAVFAIK from the coding sequence ATGAAAAAGGTAATGTTATTAGCAGCGGGTTTATTTTTAGCCATGACCACCTGGGCACAGCAGACAGACAACAAGCCTCCGGTAAAGAAGATTGAAGTAAACGGCTCCGCAGAAATTGAGATTACACCGGATGAGATTTTCCTGAATATTTCACTGCGAGAGTATAATAAGAACAAAAGCACCAAAGTAGATATCAGCACACTGGAAAAACAATTGCAAAAGGCAGTAGCAGATGCAGGACTTCCCAAGGAAAGCCTGACCATTGAAAATGTGTATGGCAGTAACTATGATTGGTTCTGGCGTAAAAAGAAAAACGATCAGGATTTTATTGCCCGTAAGCAATACCGTCTTAAGCTGAGCAAGCTGGATAAGGTTAACAGCATCTTATTTGCAGTGGACGCAGAAGGTATCGAAAATGTAAATATTGCTTCCTTTAACCATACTAAAATGGATCAGTTCCGTAAAGAAGCAAAGATCAAGGCTTTACAGGCTGCTAAAGAGAAAGCAGGGTATATGCTGGATGGTATTGGCGAAAAGATAAATGGCGTGCTGGAAGTGCAGGAAATCCCTACTGATAATTACAGTGATGCACGCCCGATGGCAAATGTAATGACCGGAAAAATGACAGGTAGTGTGAGCCGGGATTATGTAGCAGAATCTATCCCTGACATTGACTTCAAGACCATAAAAGTACGTGCAGAAGTAAGAGCCGTATTTGCGATTAAATAA
- a CDS encoding VOC family protein, translated as MQNTLGRMVLLVKDYDEAFSFYETALGFKKIFETTTPNGQRFLHIAPQTGDATGIWFLQAQTPADLQLVGKQTGGHPTFVLYTDSFEELHQQLISHQVRITKAPQTTPEYQFLHFLDLYGNEIILVQLNQS; from the coding sequence ATGCAAAACACATTAGGAAGAATGGTACTGCTGGTGAAGGATTATGACGAAGCATTTTCATTCTATGAAACAGCCCTGGGCTTCAAAAAAATATTTGAAACAACTACCCCCAACGGTCAGCGCTTTCTTCACATCGCGCCTCAAACAGGTGATGCTACCGGCATATGGTTCCTGCAGGCACAAACGCCTGCTGATCTGCAACTGGTGGGCAAACAAACTGGTGGTCATCCTACTTTTGTACTCTATACCGATTCATTTGAGGAACTTCATCAGCAATTAATTTCACACCAGGTACGTATTACAAAAGCGCCCCAAACTACTCCCGAATACCAATTCCTGCATTTCCTCGACCTCTATGGCAATGAAATCATATTGGTGCAATTAAATCAATCATAA
- a CDS encoding AAA family ATPase yields MSTEVIKQLQEAVQFSPENVPLRMHLAQVLLQDFEYVQAEEQYRKVLELSPENTAAELGLARTFYHQQKYSAAIVVLEQLEQHEGDHFDALLLHCRILVKENSLEAARDIYEQLLHLSPGFRDETLDGHFRVTQQHYVSSLDEDDEDEEDETGKVFLLEKPDINFSDVGGMEREKQEIDLKIIKPLQFPELYKAYGKKAGGGILLYGPPGCGKTYLAKATAGQIQAEFINVGIHDVLDMWIGNSEKNLHSLFELARQCKPCVLFFDEVDALGANRNTMRSSGASHLINQFLSEMDGIAADNENLLIIGATNAPWHLDPAFRRPGRFDRIIFVEPPNTQGREDILQLQLKDKPVANVDYAALAKATTGYSGADLKAIIDIAVEEKLLEALQKGVQLPITQKELLKAAKTHKATTREWFNTARNYALYANEAGLYDDVLKYLDIKK; encoded by the coding sequence ATGTCAACAGAAGTGATCAAACAATTGCAGGAAGCCGTACAGTTTTCACCGGAGAATGTTCCTTTACGTATGCACCTGGCGCAGGTGTTGCTACAGGATTTTGAATATGTGCAGGCAGAAGAGCAATACAGGAAAGTGCTGGAGCTATCGCCGGAGAACACAGCTGCAGAGCTGGGGCTGGCCCGTACCTTTTATCATCAGCAGAAATATTCAGCAGCCATTGTGGTATTAGAGCAGCTGGAGCAGCATGAAGGGGATCACTTTGATGCCTTGCTGCTGCATTGCCGCATATTGGTAAAGGAAAATTCATTGGAAGCTGCGCGGGATATCTATGAGCAGCTGCTCCACTTGAGTCCGGGATTCAGGGATGAAACCCTGGATGGCCATTTCCGTGTTACACAGCAGCATTATGTATCCTCTCTGGATGAAGATGATGAAGATGAGGAGGATGAAACAGGCAAGGTGTTTTTGCTGGAAAAGCCGGACATCAATTTCTCTGATGTAGGTGGTATGGAGCGGGAAAAGCAGGAAATAGACCTGAAGATCATCAAGCCTTTGCAATTTCCTGAGTTGTATAAAGCTTATGGTAAGAAAGCAGGTGGGGGTATTTTGTTGTATGGTCCTCCGGGTTGTGGTAAAACCTATCTGGCCAAAGCAACTGCCGGGCAGATACAGGCAGAGTTTATCAATGTAGGCATACATGATGTGTTGGATATGTGGATCGGCAACAGTGAGAAGAACCTGCACAGTTTGTTTGAGCTGGCGCGGCAATGCAAACCTTGTGTATTGTTCTTTGATGAAGTGGATGCATTGGGGGCCAACCGCAATACCATGCGCAGCAGTGGTGCCAGTCACCTGATCAACCAGTTTTTATCTGAAATGGATGGTATTGCCGCCGACAATGAAAATCTGCTGATCATAGGAGCCACCAATGCGCCCTGGCATCTGGACCCTGCTTTCCGCAGGCCAGGACGTTTTGACCGGATTATTTTTGTAGAACCACCTAATACACAGGGCCGGGAAGACATCCTGCAGTTGCAGCTGAAGGACAAGCCTGTAGCTAATGTAGATTATGCTGCGCTGGCCAAAGCTACTACCGGTTATTCCGGTGCTGATCTGAAAGCTATTATTGATATAGCGGTGGAAGAAAAGTTGCTGGAAGCCTTGCAGAAAGGGGTACAACTACCCATTACGCAAAAGGAGCTGTTAAAGGCAGCAAAAACGCACAAAGCTACCACCCGTGAATGGTTTAATACAGCCCGTAACTATGCGCTGTATGCCAATGAAGCCGGGCTGTATGATGATGTGCTGAAATACCTGGATATTAAGAAATAA